One genomic region from Streptomyces venezuelae encodes:
- a CDS encoding glutamate-5-semialdehyde dehydrogenase, translating to MTSLTPLDNLSPVTRAAYRARGAAAEIAPLPRSAKDDALLAIADALEVRTAEIVEANAEDIAKAREAGTGEGIIDRLTLTPERVRAIAADVRHVAALPDPVGEVVRGSTLPNGIDLRQVRVPLGVVGIIYEARPNVTVDAAALCLKSGNAVLLRGSSSAYASNNALVKVLRDAVGGAGLPADAIQLVPGESRESVRELMRARGLVDVLIPRGGASLIRTVVEESTVPVIETGTGNCHVYVDANADLDMAVDILINSKAQRPSVCNAAETLLVHQDIAEAFLPRALDALADAGVTVHADERVLTHAPASKATVVPATPEDWETEYLSYDIAAAVVDSLDKAVEHIRTWSSGHTEAIVTTSQAAARRFTQLVDSTTVAVNASTRFTDGGQFGFGAEIGISTQKLHARGPMGLPELTSTKYIVTGDGHVR from the coding sequence ATGACCTCGCTCACGCCCCTCGACAACCTCTCCCCGGTCACCCGGGCCGCCTACCGGGCCCGTGGCGCCGCCGCCGAAATCGCGCCACTCCCGCGCTCGGCCAAGGACGACGCCCTGCTGGCGATCGCGGACGCCCTCGAAGTCCGTACCGCCGAGATCGTCGAGGCCAACGCCGAGGACATCGCCAAGGCCCGCGAGGCCGGCACCGGCGAGGGCATCATCGACCGCCTCACCCTCACCCCGGAGCGCGTCCGGGCCATCGCCGCCGACGTCCGCCACGTCGCCGCGCTGCCCGACCCCGTCGGCGAGGTCGTCCGCGGCTCGACCCTCCCCAACGGCATCGACCTCCGCCAGGTCCGCGTCCCCCTCGGCGTCGTCGGCATCATCTACGAGGCCCGCCCCAACGTCACCGTCGACGCCGCCGCCCTCTGCCTCAAGTCCGGCAACGCCGTCCTGCTCCGCGGCTCGTCCTCCGCGTACGCCTCCAACAACGCCCTCGTGAAGGTCCTGCGCGACGCCGTCGGCGGCGCCGGACTGCCCGCCGACGCCATCCAGCTCGTCCCCGGCGAGTCCCGCGAATCGGTCCGCGAGCTGATGCGCGCCCGCGGCCTCGTCGACGTCCTCATCCCGCGCGGCGGCGCCTCCCTTATCCGCACCGTCGTCGAGGAGTCCACCGTCCCGGTCATCGAGACCGGCACCGGCAACTGCCACGTCTACGTCGACGCCAACGCCGACCTCGACATGGCCGTGGACATCCTGATCAACTCCAAGGCCCAGCGGCCCAGCGTCTGCAACGCCGCCGAGACCCTCCTCGTCCACCAGGACATCGCCGAGGCCTTCCTGCCCCGGGCCCTCGACGCCCTCGCCGACGCCGGCGTCACCGTCCACGCCGACGAGCGGGTCCTCACCCACGCCCCGGCCTCCAAGGCCACCGTCGTCCCGGCCACGCCCGAGGACTGGGAGACCGAGTACCTCTCGTACGACATCGCCGCCGCCGTCGTCGACTCCCTCGACAAGGCCGTGGAGCACATCCGCACCTGGTCCTCCGGTCACACCGAGGCGATCGTCACCACCTCGCAGGCCGCGGCGCGCCGTTTCACCCAGCTGGTCGACTCCACCACGGTGGCCGTGAACGCCTCCACCCGGTTCACGGACGGCGGCCAGTTCGGATTCGGCGCCGAGATCGGCATCTCCACGCAGAAGCTCCACGCCCGGGGCCCCATGGGCCTTCCCGAGCTGACCTCGACCAAGTACATCGTCACCGGCGACGGCCACGTTCGATAA